Proteins from one Leptonema illini DSM 21528 genomic window:
- a CDS encoding fumarate reductase/succinate dehydrogenase flavoprotein subunit, whose protein sequence is MSLNSNIPSGSMDQKWDNHKFNLKLVNPANKRKFDVIVVGTGLAGASAAATMGELGYNVKAFCFQDSPRRAHSIAAQGGINAAKNYQNDGDSIHRLFYDTVKGGDFRAREANVHRLAQVSVNIIDQCVAQGVPFAREYGGYLANRSFGGAQVSRTFYARGQTGQQLLLGAYQALARQIEAGSVKMYPRTELLDVVVENGRATGIVVRDLVTGEISAHSAHAVVLATGGYSNVFFWSTNAKGCNVTAGWRAYKKGALMANPCYTQIHPTCIPASGDYQSTLTLMSESLRNDGRVWVPKKAGDKRPASEIPESERDYYLERRYPSFGNLVPRDIASRNAKMVCDEGRGIGPGEKPYAVYLDFADAIGRLGKAKIAERYGNLFEMYAKITNEDPYSTPMRMYPAPHYTMGGLWVDYNLMSNVPGLFVIGEANFSDHGANRLGASALMQGLADGYFVLPYTIGGYLAQLGWDKVSSDTDGFKQAVSSVKDQTAKFLSMNGNKSPDDYHMELGKLMLEKCGMARNEAGLKEALKRIPEIRAEFWSNLRVTGSGESMNQTLEKAGRVADFLEFGELMCRDALMREESCGGHFREEHQTPEGEALRHDDKFSFVGAWEFKGVEKEPQLHKEELNFEIVKPSARSYK, encoded by the coding sequence ATGAGTCTGAATTCAAATATACCATCCGGGTCCATGGACCAGAAGTGGGATAACCACAAGTTCAATCTGAAACTGGTTAACCCCGCCAATAAAAGAAAATTCGACGTCATCGTCGTCGGAACGGGTCTTGCCGGAGCGTCGGCTGCCGCCACCATGGGCGAACTCGGTTACAACGTAAAGGCCTTCTGCTTTCAGGATAGCCCCCGTCGCGCTCACTCCATCGCCGCTCAGGGCGGTATCAACGCCGCCAAGAACTATCAGAACGACGGCGACAGCATCCATCGTCTTTTCTATGATACGGTAAAAGGCGGCGACTTCCGCGCTCGCGAGGCGAACGTGCACCGACTGGCTCAGGTATCGGTGAACATCATCGATCAGTGCGTCGCTCAGGGCGTTCCGTTTGCCCGTGAATACGGCGGATACCTTGCGAACCGTTCGTTCGGTGGAGCGCAGGTTTCGCGTACCTTCTACGCTCGCGGTCAGACGGGACAGCAGCTTCTGCTCGGCGCCTATCAGGCCCTGGCCCGTCAGATCGAAGCGGGCAGCGTGAAGATGTATCCGCGTACCGAGCTGCTTGACGTCGTAGTCGAAAACGGCCGTGCGACAGGCATCGTCGTGCGTGACCTCGTCACCGGCGAGATCTCGGCTCATAGCGCTCACGCGGTCGTTCTCGCAACGGGCGGTTATTCAAATGTCTTCTTCTGGTCGACGAACGCAAAAGGCTGTAACGTGACGGCCGGCTGGCGTGCGTACAAGAAAGGCGCCCTTATGGCGAACCCCTGCTACACGCAGATCCACCCCACATGTATTCCGGCCTCGGGCGATTACCAGTCCACGCTGACGCTTATGTCTGAGTCGCTTCGTAACGACGGTCGTGTATGGGTACCGAAGAAGGCCGGCGACAAACGTCCCGCTTCTGAGATTCCCGAAAGCGAGCGCGATTATTATCTGGAGCGTCGTTATCCGTCTTTTGGTAACCTTGTTCCTCGCGATATCGCATCCCGTAACGCGAAGATGGTCTGCGACGAAGGTCGCGGCATCGGTCCCGGCGAGAAGCCTTACGCCGTCTATCTCGACTTCGCAGACGCCATCGGCCGACTCGGCAAAGCGAAGATCGCCGAACGCTACGGCAACCTTTTCGAGATGTATGCGAAGATCACGAACGAAGATCCGTATTCCACTCCGATGCGAATGTATCCCGCTCCGCACTATACGATGGGCGGCCTGTGGGTCGACTATAACCTGATGAGCAACGTTCCGGGACTCTTCGTCATCGGCGAAGCGAACTTCTCGGATCACGGCGCCAACCGTCTCGGAGCATCGGCTCTGATGCAGGGCCTGGCCGACGGTTATTTCGTCCTTCCCTATACGATCGGCGGTTATCTGGCGCAGCTCGGCTGGGATAAGGTCTCCAGCGATACCGACGGCTTCAAGCAGGCCGTATCGTCTGTGAAAGATCAGACGGCGAAGTTCCTGTCGATGAACGGCAACAAGTCGCCCGACGACTATCATATGGAACTTGGCAAGCTCATGCTTGAGAAATGCGGTATGGCCCGTAACGAAGCCGGACTGAAAGAAGCGCTGAAGCGTATTCCCGAAATCCGCGCCGAGTTCTGGAGCAATCTGCGCGTGACCGGTAGCGGCGAGTCGATGAACCAGACGCTTGAAAAAGCGGGCCGTGTCGCCGACTTCCTCGAATTCGGCGAGCTGATGTGCCGTGACGCCCTCATGCGTGAGGAGTCTTGTGGAGGTCACTTCCGCGAAGAGCATCAAACTCCTGAAGGAGAGGCCCTTCGTCATGATGACAAATTCTCGTTTGTCGGCGCCTGGGAATTCAAAGGCGTTGAGAAAGAACCCCAGCTCCATAAAGAAGAGCTGAACTTCGAAATTGTGAAGCCTTCGGCTCGCAGCTACAAATGA
- a CDS encoding succinate dehydrogenase cytochrome b subunit, which yields MIAKRLFQSSIGRKTVVAVTGSLLVLFLIAHMLGNWNTLIGEEAMNHYAHTLQSMPGIVWTARIGLLLLLIVHMALAISLNIENRMARPQKYAFTDTVKATLASRTMVLSGLVLLFFIVFHILHFTAGVIDPETFHIQDAKGRHDAYRMVIYGFMNPYFSAFYIVAMLILAFHLSHGIQSVLQTFGIANRQNMETVRKISIGLATLLFVGFSIVPLLIVLNIISLPAGG from the coding sequence ATGATTGCGAAGCGACTCTTTCAATCGTCGATCGGTCGTAAAACGGTCGTCGCCGTAACCGGGTCCCTGCTGGTGCTGTTCCTGATCGCCCATATGCTTGGCAACTGGAATACGCTCATCGGTGAAGAGGCCATGAACCACTATGCACATACCCTGCAGAGCATGCCGGGCATCGTCTGGACCGCTCGGATCGGGCTGCTTTTGCTGCTGATCGTACACATGGCGCTTGCCATTTCCCTCAACATCGAGAACCGCATGGCGCGTCCGCAAAAGTATGCGTTCACCGATACGGTAAAGGCCACGCTCGCTTCGCGCACCATGGTGCTGAGCGGACTCGTCCTTCTCTTCTTCATCGTCTTCCACATCCTGCATTTCACGGCGGGCGTGATCGACCCTGAAACCTTTCATATTCAGGATGCGAAGGGACGTCATGACGCCTATCGCATGGTTATCTACGGATTCATGAATCCGTATTTCTCTGCGTTCTACATCGTTGCCATGCTTATTCTGGCCTTTCACCTGAGCCACGGCATTCAGAGCGTTCTGCAGACGTTCGGTATCGCAAACCGTCAGAATATGGAAACCGTCCGGAAGATCTCCATCGGTCTGGCGACGCTGCTGTTCGTCGGCTTCAGCATCGTTCCGCTTCTCATCGTTCTTAATATCATCTCCCTTCCGGCTGGAGGCTAA
- the pyrF gene encoding orotidine-5'-phosphate decarboxylase: MSTVKSEFHSHLDSILEKRGPLCVGLDPDMELLPSGYSSNIQGLEEHMLDVVDATSDVAAAYKINTAFFEAFGAAGWNAIERLVTAIRKNSPALIIADAKRGDLQNTARFYARTFFDTFDFDAVTLQPYMGYDSLEPFLERTDRGSIVLCLTSNRGSEDFQHHGNPPLFLEVARRCADWSRNNVMLVVGATRNPDDMRRIRDVAPGLPFLVPGIGKQGGDLETVLNICGRRLLLNSSRGISAASADRSTLKEAARAEASRLARAVGDFFDKR; this comes from the coding sequence ATGTCAACCGTTAAATCTGAATTTCATTCACATCTCGATAGCATTCTCGAAAAGCGCGGTCCTCTGTGCGTCGGGCTTGATCCCGATATGGAGTTATTGCCATCGGGTTATTCTTCCAATATACAGGGATTGGAAGAGCATATGCTTGATGTTGTCGATGCGACATCCGATGTTGCCGCTGCCTACAAGATAAATACGGCCTTTTTTGAGGCATTCGGGGCGGCTGGCTGGAATGCGATAGAGCGGCTTGTGACCGCCATCCGCAAGAACAGTCCGGCGCTGATCATCGCCGATGCAAAACGCGGCGATTTGCAGAATACGGCCCGTTTCTATGCCCGCACTTTTTTTGATACGTTCGATTTTGACGCCGTCACGCTTCAGCCCTATATGGGCTACGATAGCCTGGAGCCGTTTCTGGAAAGAACCGATCGAGGCAGCATCGTTCTCTGTCTTACGTCAAACAGAGGCTCCGAGGATTTTCAGCATCACGGTAATCCGCCGCTTTTTCTTGAGGTGGCCAGGCGGTGTGCGGATTGGAGTCGTAACAACGTGATGCTTGTTGTTGGTGCGACGCGCAATCCGGACGATATGCGTCGCATTCGTGATGTGGCGCCCGGGCTTCCTTTTCTTGTTCCGGGCATCGGCAAGCAGGGCGGTGATCTCGAAACCGTTCTGAATATATGCGGGCGCCGCCTGCTTCTGAACTCAAGTCGGGGCATCAGCGCCGCCTCTGCCGATCGCTCCACGCTGAAAGAGGCGGCCCGAGCCGAGGCCTCGCGTCTTGCCCGGGCCGTCGGGGATTTTTTCGATAAACGCTGA
- a CDS encoding AMP-dependent synthetase/ligase, with the protein MKAKNLAEMYREAAEKFGDRPAFATRDKNKVYHPVSFGEVYERGINLATALIDLGVQARDHIGLLADNRLEWIIADYGVLLTGAADVPRGTDVTDADITYILPHSDAKVCFVENKAVLEKIKKNQSQLPNLKTIIMMDRETPVSGGVLSMYDLIEKGKKLREQGDRRAEERIAQVKEDDLFTLIYTSGTTGAPKGVMLTHANMVSQVLNMPSDINLTPSDRIVSILPVWHVFERVFEMLAISRGVCTYYTNIRNIREDLAIVRPTFMASAPRLWENIYQGILAKVEGGPAVRRALFNAAYYCSRNFKGAVRFLSSRQLDTHGRNPGLSLLLGLWNILRLFSFLIPNLLLDLIVLKKIRAATGGVLRGSVSGGGALPIHVDEFFNNIGIPVLEGYGMTETSPVLAVRTYKRLVPGTVGPIWPNTELRLIDIANGQVLYSTEAGSPQRRGVKGEIHVRGPQVMKGYYKNPEATNKVLKDGWMNTGDLGMITFNNCLKIVGRSKETVVLLGGENVEPVPIENRLLESPFIAQCMVVGQDKKYLSAIVVPSVDHLKDYGASTEDLAKNAEVQRLIRDEVKKLISNEAGFKSFEKIVDVRILPKPFEVGDELTNLFKIKRHVVTEKYRDLIESMYRE; encoded by the coding sequence ATGAAAGCGAAAAACCTGGCTGAAATGTACCGCGAAGCTGCCGAGAAATTCGGCGATCGTCCGGCGTTTGCCACCCGCGATAAGAATAAAGTATATCATCCGGTTTCATTCGGTGAGGTCTATGAAAGGGGGATCAACCTTGCCACCGCGCTGATCGATCTTGGAGTTCAGGCGCGTGATCACATCGGGCTTCTTGCAGATAACCGCCTCGAGTGGATCATTGCCGACTACGGCGTTCTGCTTACCGGCGCGGCCGACGTTCCCCGCGGAACGGACGTTACCGACGCCGACATTACCTACATCCTGCCGCACTCCGACGCAAAGGTTTGCTTCGTTGAGAACAAGGCAGTTCTCGAGAAGATTAAAAAAAACCAGAGCCAGCTTCCGAATCTGAAAACCATCATCATGATGGATCGGGAAACGCCCGTTTCGGGCGGCGTGCTTTCGATGTACGATCTGATAGAGAAAGGGAAAAAGTTGCGCGAACAGGGAGATCGACGTGCGGAGGAGCGAATCGCTCAGGTCAAAGAAGACGATCTTTTCACGCTCATCTATACGTCGGGCACGACCGGCGCTCCGAAAGGCGTAATGCTAACGCATGCCAATATGGTCTCGCAGGTGCTCAATATGCCCTCCGATATCAACCTGACTCCGAGCGATCGTATCGTTTCGATCCTGCCCGTATGGCACGTCTTCGAGCGAGTTTTCGAGATGCTGGCCATCTCCCGCGGTGTTTGTACATATTACACGAACATCCGCAATATTCGGGAAGACCTCGCTATCGTGCGTCCGACGTTTATGGCTTCGGCCCCCCGCCTCTGGGAGAACATCTATCAGGGCATCCTGGCCAAAGTCGAGGGCGGTCCGGCCGTTCGCAGGGCGCTTTTCAACGCCGCCTACTATTGCTCTCGCAATTTCAAAGGCGCCGTTCGCTTCCTGAGTTCACGTCAGCTTGATACGCACGGTAGAAATCCGGGCCTCTCGCTGCTGCTTGGACTCTGGAACATCCTGAGACTCTTCTCGTTCCTGATCCCGAACCTGCTGCTCGACCTGATCGTTCTCAAGAAGATCCGCGCCGCGACCGGTGGTGTGCTGCGTGGCTCGGTTTCGGGCGGTGGAGCTCTGCCCATCCACGTGGATGAGTTCTTCAATAACATCGGCATCCCCGTTCTCGAAGGCTACGGTATGACGGAGACGTCGCCCGTTCTCGCTGTGCGCACCTACAAGCGCCTTGTGCCGGGCACCGTCGGTCCGATCTGGCCGAATACGGAGCTGCGTCTGATCGATATCGCAAACGGTCAGGTGCTCTATTCTACCGAAGCCGGTAGCCCGCAGCGTCGCGGCGTGAAGGGCGAGATCCACGTTAGAGGACCGCAGGTGATGAAGGGTTATTACAAGAACCCCGAGGCCACAAACAAGGTTCTCAAAGACGGCTGGATGAATACGGGCGACCTCGGTATGATCACGTTCAACAACTGCCTGAAAATCGTCGGCCGCTCGAAAGAGACCGTCGTTCTTCTGGGCGGCGAAAACGTCGAGCCCGTACCGATCGAGAACCGTCTGCTTGAATCGCCGTTCATCGCTCAATGCATGGTCGTCGGTCAGGATAAGAAGTATCTTTCGGCAATCGTCGTTCCGTCGGTCGATCATCTGAAAGACTACGGAGCATCGACCGAAGATCTTGCAAAAAACGCCGAAGTGCAGCGTCTGATCCGCGACGAAGTGAAAAAACTCATCTCAAACGAGGCGGGTTTCAAATCCTTCGAGAAGATCGTCGATGTGCGCATTCTGCCCAAGCCCTTCGAGGTCGGCGACGAACTGACGAACCTTTTCAAGATCAAGCGTCACGTCGTTACCGAGAAGTATCGCGACCTGATCGAATCGATGTATCGCGAATAA
- a CDS encoding DUF4258 domain-containing protein, which translates to MIAQPELFGPADTQRLFENEGKETMNIRLYRDPETGLPHIYGHNVNEDEVRDVLSSAIEDRAGHDGSRVALGKTSGGRFLRIIYVPDPEPDSLFVITAYDLGGKALQALRRRLRKKHGRR; encoded by the coding sequence ATGATTGCACAGCCGGAGCTATTCGGGCCTGCAGACACTCAGCGGCTATTTGAGAATGAGGGAAAGGAGACTATGAATATCCGGCTTTATAGAGATCCAGAAACGGGGCTTCCGCATATATACGGGCACAATGTCAATGAAGACGAGGTTCGTGATGTCCTTTCCAGTGCAATAGAGGATAGAGCCGGTCATGATGGCTCACGTGTTGCTCTCGGGAAAACCAGTGGCGGGCGTTTTTTGCGGATAATTTACGTTCCCGACCCGGAGCCGGATTCTTTATTTGTGATTACGGCTTATGATCTGGGCGGAAAAGCCTTGCAAGCTCTGCGCCGGAGGTTGAGAAAGAAACATGGCAGACGTTGA
- a CDS encoding STAS domain-containing protein: MSLETREANENMVAYLKGRIDVHMASEIEASLQKIIRENPGHNVILNLKDVEYMSSSGLRVFVSLMRMLRENNRALKLTNLSVAVKKVFEVVELMDMFEIYDSEEAALKS, encoded by the coding sequence ATGAGTCTGGAAACAAGAGAAGCGAACGAGAATATGGTGGCCTACCTGAAGGGCCGCATCGACGTACATATGGCGTCCGAAATTGAGGCGTCGCTTCAGAAAATCATCCGGGAGAATCCCGGGCATAACGTCATCCTGAACCTGAAAGATGTCGAGTATATGTCATCTTCGGGCCTGCGCGTTTTCGTTTCGCTGATGCGCATGCTGCGAGAGAACAACAGAGCTCTGAAGCTGACCAATCTTTCCGTCGCTGTGAAGAAGGTTTTTGAGGTCGTAGAACTCATGGATATGTTTGAGATCTACGATTCCGAAGAAGCTGCACTCAAATCCTGA
- a CDS encoding SpoIIE family protein phosphatase has protein sequence MNTVLVKSEGRSVIFQWTSNVDRLVHVVLEEAARIGGAEIGVLYRYNREGKLVGSSLPGLAKSESDSGDRKEPDRHRIARHTLKTRSSSVYRAGAELRGRPIGRASAAILLTIPEGDVGVIVLQKAEGVDHFYDNEYYLTRSLAASFALILRGALFLSDGVYLKVENSLMMLLENTHLNQRARESDGRLRAVLEVSNVINSSRQLDEMIEAVLYSAVHVIRAESASLFLIDETTGEMVFDVITGNQTLKGIRIPQGEGIVGLCAREKKPIIVNDAVNDGRVYRSVDEVSRMTTRNLLACPLLIEDECIGVIEVVNTLGRPDFSPGDLEIFSSFSDSVAIALQRRRLIDNIESTNRELERRLRENKCLHRVTATMVEARTVEELFNGVLSVLTDELGVRRASIMLYDAKSDQLSIRSSVGLPIFEDDDVAPRVARHVLEKRVPFYVSDISEHPDLAPYSDNSRYNSGACILIPMIEGQDDAPVGLLSVSDPAQGSFHPDDFRIIVTAVSQIVKGYVSFKLSEEIIDKRAMEKELEITSRLQRDILPSTMPRHDSLEVAASSIMARTMGGDFYDFFMEHPGGRLTALVADVSGKSLPAALFMAVSSSILRTMIRTESDPAVMLRRSNDLLYEESESGMFVTVFLSQFDPERRLLRFASAGHNEMILMHRDGTYEILRSRGAPLGVIPSTDSSYESKELSLEEDDLLVLYTDGVVEAVNSRNEEFGLDRFIEILRELRERPLSEITGRVYQEIQNFAGGVPQYDDFTLLATRYRSPADETRLMFPARLESIPLFVEEVATHLKKSGISGQDLDDMLLVADEVSTNIVSYSFADLPVDDPRFHCVLRAHTTGVSMLFIDGGSQYDFDSMRKPDLEENLSGTRKGGFGIFLIRTLMDRCDYAHRDGMNYLYLEKKIG, from the coding sequence TTGAATACCGTCCTCGTTAAATCAGAAGGTCGCTCGGTTATCTTTCAATGGACTTCAAACGTCGATCGGCTTGTGCATGTCGTTCTCGAAGAAGCGGCTCGCATCGGCGGCGCCGAAATCGGCGTTCTCTATCGCTATAACCGAGAAGGAAAGTTAGTCGGATCATCGTTACCCGGATTGGCGAAATCCGAAAGCGATTCGGGCGACAGAAAAGAGCCTGATCGTCATCGTATTGCCCGGCATACTTTGAAGACCCGATCGAGCTCCGTCTATCGGGCAGGCGCTGAGTTGCGCGGCCGTCCGATAGGTCGGGCATCGGCCGCCATCTTGCTTACGATTCCTGAAGGCGACGTCGGCGTGATCGTTTTACAGAAGGCGGAGGGCGTCGATCATTTCTATGATAACGAGTATTATCTGACTCGTTCTCTCGCCGCTTCTTTCGCGCTGATCCTCAGAGGGGCGCTGTTCTTGAGCGATGGTGTTTACCTGAAAGTGGAGAACAGCCTGATGATGCTGCTTGAGAACACGCATCTCAATCAGCGCGCTCGTGAATCGGACGGCCGTTTACGGGCCGTTCTCGAGGTCTCAAACGTCATCAACTCATCGCGTCAGCTTGACGAAATGATCGAAGCGGTGCTTTACAGCGCCGTACATGTGATCCGGGCCGAAAGCGCCTCGCTCTTTTTAATTGATGAGACGACGGGCGAGATGGTCTTCGACGTCATCACCGGCAATCAGACCTTGAAAGGAATTCGTATTCCTCAAGGGGAGGGCATCGTCGGATTATGCGCTCGCGAAAAGAAGCCCATCATCGTCAATGATGCCGTAAACGACGGCAGGGTCTATCGTTCCGTGGACGAAGTTTCGCGAATGACGACGCGCAATCTGCTTGCCTGTCCTCTTTTAATCGAGGATGAATGCATCGGCGTCATCGAAGTCGTGAATACGCTGGGCCGACCTGATTTTTCGCCCGGCGATCTCGAGATATTCTCGAGCTTTTCGGACTCCGTCGCCATTGCTCTACAGCGTCGCCGCCTGATTGATAACATCGAAAGCACCAATCGCGAACTGGAGCGGCGACTGCGTGAGAATAAGTGTCTGCATCGTGTGACGGCGACGATGGTGGAGGCGCGTACTGTCGAAGAGCTGTTTAACGGCGTGCTTTCCGTATTGACCGACGAGCTTGGCGTTCGTCGCGCCTCGATCATGCTATACGACGCAAAAAGCGATCAGCTTAGCATCCGCTCAAGCGTCGGATTACCCATATTCGAAGACGATGATGTCGCTCCCCGCGTCGCCCGGCATGTGCTTGAAAAGCGTGTACCTTTTTATGTGAGCGATATCTCGGAACATCCCGATCTTGCGCCTTATTCCGACAACAGTCGCTATAACTCCGGCGCCTGTATTTTGATCCCCATGATTGAAGGGCAGGACGACGCTCCGGTCGGCCTGCTTTCCGTTTCTGATCCGGCGCAGGGCAGCTTTCACCCCGACGACTTTCGCATCATCGTTACCGCCGTTTCGCAAATCGTCAAAGGCTACGTCAGTTTCAAGTTATCCGAAGAGATCATCGATAAGCGGGCGATGGAGAAGGAGCTTGAGATTACGTCGCGACTGCAGCGCGATATTCTGCCGTCGACGATGCCCCGACACGACTCTCTTGAGGTGGCGGCCAGTTCGATTATGGCGCGAACGATGGGCGGCGATTTTTACGATTTCTTTATGGAGCATCCGGGAGGGCGTCTGACCGCTCTCGTCGCCGACGTTTCGGGAAAATCCCTGCCGGCCGCTCTGTTTATGGCCGTTTCAAGTTCTATTCTGCGAACGATGATTCGCACCGAAAGTGATCCGGCCGTCATGCTGCGCCGCTCTAATGATCTATTGTATGAAGAGTCCGAATCAGGAATGTTTGTGACGGTTTTCCTGAGCCAGTTTGATCCGGAGCGACGCCTGTTGCGCTTCGCCTCGGCGGGGCATAATGAGATGATCCTCATGCATCGCGATGGAACCTACGAGATTCTGCGCAGTCGCGGCGCTCCGCTCGGCGTGATTCCGTCCACCGATAGCTCTTATGAAAGCAAAGAGCTGTCGTTAGAAGAGGATGATCTGCTCGTCCTTTACACCGACGGCGTTGTAGAGGCCGTAAATTCGAGAAATGAAGAATTTGGTCTTGACAGATTCATCGAGATTCTGCGTGAATTGAGAGAGCGTCCACTTTCGGAGATCACAGGCAGAGTGTATCAGGAAATTCAAAATTTTGCAGGGGGAGTACCGCAGTACGACGATTTCACTCTTCTTGCAACGCGCTACAGAAGTCCGGCCGACGAGACGCGGCTGATGTTCCCGGCCAGACTCGAGAGCATTCCGCTTTTTGTTGAAGAGGTCGCCACTCATCTTAAAAAGAGCGGTATTTCCGGGCAGGATCTTGATGATATGCTGCTTGTCGCCGATGAGGTTTCGACGAACATCGTCTCGTATTCGTTCGCCGATCTGCCCGTTGACGATCCCCGTTTTCACTGTGTGCTGCGTGCCCATACGACCGGCGTTTCCATGCTTTTCATCGACGGAGGAAGCCAGTATGACTTTGACAGCATGCGCAAACCTGACCTTGAAGAGAATTTGAGCGGCACGAGAAAAGGCGGTTTTGGCATTTTCCTGATTCGCACTCTCATGGACCGTTGTGATTACGCACATCGGGACGGAATGAACTATTTATACTTAGAGAAAAAAATCGGTTGA
- a CDS encoding tetratricopeptide repeat protein, which produces MDPLVLVIVGVFLLIALFLGGYILLGHLNQGKIEDIEELIGRGRFRDAMSRLEAILEKDERNPKVNFLLGTVHEKMGGYQTAILQYRRILKFGRWRDDVTELQVRNHLAECLRHAGNHTEAKNEYLILTKLDPQNYAHFYEAARLFQKGKVFPNALKFYKQAVALNSRHFGSWSGLGRTYFGMNAYSDAREALSKAAELDPGDRENLYYLGQAHRFLGEHVKALENFEKSERDESLRTRSILARGLVFIDQGSYAQAMTELERGLAWAEAGSDIWMQFHYLIAASAERLKDVGTAIEHWEVIQRHDAKYRDVASKLRQYAEFRTNDQIKELLIANRMQFETIARSIAENMGLRINGSKLHSDVAITLICSDNQSSQKMRVQNTVVRIYREMSSVNENQIREFHDLMKSENAAKGVFMTVGEFAPSAVEYAANRPIDLMDGAAMVPIIQGALH; this is translated from the coding sequence GTGGATCCTCTCGTCTTAGTCATCGTCGGCGTCTTCTTGCTGATCGCCCTGTTCCTCGGCGGCTATATTCTGCTCGGGCATCTGAATCAGGGGAAGATCGAAGATATAGAGGAGCTGATCGGTCGCGGTCGTTTTCGTGATGCCATGTCTCGGCTTGAGGCCATCCTCGAAAAGGATGAAAGAAATCCGAAGGTCAATTTTCTGCTCGGAACCGTGCATGAGAAGATGGGCGGCTATCAGACGGCGATCTTGCAGTACCGTCGCATCTTGAAGTTCGGGCGATGGCGCGACGATGTAACCGAGCTACAGGTAAGAAACCACCTGGCCGAATGCCTGCGTCATGCCGGGAATCACACCGAGGCGAAGAACGAATATCTGATCCTGACCAAACTTGATCCGCAAAACTATGCGCACTTTTACGAAGCGGCCCGGCTTTTTCAGAAGGGAAAGGTCTTTCCCAATGCGCTGAAATTTTACAAACAGGCCGTCGCCTTGAACTCGCGTCATTTCGGATCGTGGTCGGGCCTCGGCCGCACTTATTTCGGGATGAACGCCTACTCGGACGCGAGAGAGGCTCTTTCAAAGGCAGCCGAGCTTGATCCGGGCGACCGCGAGAACCTCTATTATCTGGGGCAGGCCCATCGCTTTCTCGGCGAGCATGTAAAGGCCCTTGAGAATTTCGAGAAGTCCGAGCGAGACGAGTCGCTGCGTACCCGCTCCATCCTGGCAAGAGGCCTTGTGTTTATCGATCAGGGTTCTTATGCGCAGGCAATGACCGAGCTGGAACGCGGGCTGGCCTGGGCCGAAGCCGGTTCAGACATCTGGATGCAGTTTCATTATCTCATCGCCGCCTCGGCCGAGCGCTTGAAAGACGTGGGAACGGCGATCGAGCACTGGGAGGTGATCCAGCGTCACGATGCGAAGTATCGCGATGTGGCCTCCAAGCTCAGGCAATATGCTGAATTCCGCACGAATGATCAGATCAAAGAGCTTCTCATCGCCAACCGCATGCAGTTTGAGACGATCGCCCGTTCTATCGCCGAGAACATGGGGCTGCGTATCAACGGCTCGAAATTGCATAGCGACGTCGCAATAACCCTCATCTGTTCCGACAATCAGAGCTCGCAGAAGATGCGCGTCCAGAATACGGTCGTTCGCATTTATCGCGAGATGAGTTCGGTGAACGAGAATCAGATTCGGGAGTTTCATGATCTCATGAAGTCCGAGAACGCTGCAAAAGGTGTTTTCATGACCGTCGGCGAGTTCGCTCCGTCGGCGGTGGAGTATGCGGCGAATCGTCCCATCGATCTGATGGACGGAGCGGCGATGGTCCCCATAATCCAGGGAGCGCTTCATTGA